In Isosphaera pallida ATCC 43644, the sequence GTTCGTGTTGGGCTTGACCGTGGCGGTGGTGCTCTGGCCGTTTGACGGGATGCCGCACGAGATCACGATTCCCGGCGTCTGGACCCGCACCGGGCATGTCGCTCTGGGGGCGATGGTGCTGGGTCTGGCGGTGGTGGTGTCCTTGCTGGCCCGGCGTCGTCTCGTCGCTCAATCCAAGTCCCCCGATCCTTCGTCGTGTCGGATGGAAGGAGCTGTTGCATGAGCTTGACCACCCTCGGCCCGCCTCCCTCCCACGAGTCGTTGGGACCCGAGGGGGATCTGGGTCCCGCGGTCGCGTCGGCGGCGGATTCTTCGACCGCAGCGTTGCCGTTGTCTCCAGCATGGGGCGGTCCCTCCCGCCCCCTCACCCAACCGCGTGCGAGCATCTCCCATCGTTCCCACTGGAAACATCTGGTTAGCCTCACCAAGCCGCGGCTCACCTTGATGGTGTTGGTGACGGTCGCCGTAGGGTTCGCTGCCGCTGACCGTTTGCGGGGCGACACGCCATTCCGTCTCCTGGAATTGACCACCGCCGTGCTAGGCACCGGCCTGGTCGCCGGTGCCGCCGGAGCGTGGAACATGCTTTTGGAGCGCGACCGCGACGCCCGGATGCGCCGAACTGCGCAGCGCCCCCTGCCCAGCGGAGCATTGAGCCCCTTCGAGGCGGGCTTGTTCGGAACGTTGCTTCTCGTGGTGGGATGCTCGATTCTTGGTTTGTTCAACAACGTGCTGGCCGCGGCAATGGCGTTGCTGACCTTTTTGCTGTATGTAGGAGTCTACACTCCTCTCAAGGCACGAACTACCCTCAATACCGCGATGGGGGCGATCCCAGGCGCGTTGCCGCCGGCGATCGGCTGGGCGGCGGCCACCGGCCAACTTGGTCTTGAACCGCTTTGCCTGTTCCTGATCGTTTTCCTGTGGCAATTCCCCCACTTCCTGGCCATCGCATGGCTGCACCGCCACGACTACGCCCAGGCGGGGTACCGGATGCTCACCCATCCCGACCTCGACCCCAAAGGACGGATCACTGGCCGTCAGGCGTTGTTCCATGCGCTGGCTTTGGTGCCGGTCGGGTTACTGCCCTCGGTAGTGGGACTCACTGGCAGCTGGTACTTCATCGGAGCCCTGGCGCTGGGGACCCACTACTTGGCCGCCTCGGCCCACTTTCACCATCAACCAGGGGACGCTACGGCTCGTCGTCTGCTCAAAGCGTCGTTCCTTTATCTTCCACTGTTGCTGAGTTTGCTCATCTACGACCGCTTGCCGATCTGAAGACCTGATTCAACGGTTGCGACCCCGTCCCCGCCCCTAGACCGGTTCCACTGCGTTCCTCGTCGCTCAAACCTTTTTCCACACCCGCTCGACCCGAAGGTAACCTCCGATGGCCGACGCCGCACTCAACCCCGCCGTCCTCGCCGGTGCCGCCGTCCCAACGGGACACGCCGCTTCCACCTCACCGTTTCAGTTCAAAATGGCCCCCAAGGTGGCGATGTGGTTGTTCCTGGGGACCGAAGTGATGTTCTTCACTGGACTCATCGGTTCCTACCTGGTGCTTCGCGCCGGCAGCCCGGCGACCGCCTACAGCGCTGTGTATCCTCCCAACGCCGCCCCGGCCGTCGCTAAGGCCAACGTCGATGATCCCATCTATGGCTTCACCTCTTGGCCCCGACCCTACGACAGCGCGACTAACCCGCTCAATATCCCCATGACCTGGGCCAACACCCTGATCCTCATGTCCTCCTCGGTGACGCTGAGTCTGGCGATCATGGCCATCCAGCGCGGCAAACGCGCTCAATTCCTCACGCTGCTGGTCGCCACACTATTGCTAGGCAGCACCTTCCTCGGAATCCAAATTTTTGAATACTATGAATTGATGTTCCCTCATGAACCTTATCCCATTGGGGTTTCACCTACTGGTGCCTTCACGCCCGACGTGAGCCTATTCGCCTCGGCCTTCTTCGTGATGACTGGTTTCCACGGGATGCACGTCTTCGCCGGGGCGATTCTGCTGCTCTGGATCACC encodes:
- the cyoE gene encoding heme o synthase; amino-acid sequence: MSLTTLGPPPSHESLGPEGDLGPAVASAADSSTAALPLSPAWGGPSRPLTQPRASISHRSHWKHLVSLTKPRLTLMVLVTVAVGFAAADRLRGDTPFRLLELTTAVLGTGLVAGAAGAWNMLLERDRDARMRRTAQRPLPSGALSPFEAGLFGTLLLVVGCSILGLFNNVLAAAMALLTFLLYVGVYTPLKARTTLNTAMGAIPGALPPAIGWAAATGQLGLEPLCLFLIVFLWQFPHFLAIAWLHRHDYAQAGYRMLTHPDLDPKGRITGRQALFHALALVPVGLLPSVVGLTGSWYFIGALALGTHYLAASAHFHHQPGDATARRLLKASFLYLPLLLSLLIYDRLPI
- a CDS encoding cytochrome c oxidase subunit 3, whose product is MADAALNPAVLAGAAVPTGHAASTSPFQFKMAPKVAMWLFLGTEVMFFTGLIGSYLVLRAGSPATAYSAVYPPNAAPAVAKANVDDPIYGFTSWPRPYDSATNPLNIPMTWANTLILMSSSVTLSLAIMAIQRGKRAQFLTLLVATLLLGSTFLGIQIFEYYELMFPHEPYPIGVSPTGAFTPDVSLFASAFFVMTGFHGMHVFAGAILLLWITTRAFLGYYTKDNHISVEIAALYWHFVDLVWIVLFTVVYLI